Proteins encoded in a region of the Planococcus citri chromosome 1, ihPlaCitr1.1, whole genome shotgun sequence genome:
- the LOC135831376 gene encoding uncharacterized protein LOC135831376 isoform X3 has protein sequence MERYRVPVCQYCGEEFVAGQETVRNETCPHTYHRECVKSLTEQRTPAGNFRYLPAKCQHRSCGAVLIRQHYHSVIFRYETPENICTNSGHRHRIANLSDTIDFQRERINALNDSLRDAVAQNEIMTGRIADLEREISRLRRPAQDYQDFEDDLNRRDNDDDDDIANAQQQMVNHDNRAAGNENQDDQAPENYANNDNAANDCQDVDERNDLNEPIDRAFAEGFVQTNGNSINSNTNIRISISEIILPERDFDQLFLINSIYSPEEREMQRRMDQERDAQDGVIPEPVPASVNAPAPSAPNLDDVNLEEPHPSNSGPVLVAPELGEVGNVAGPSRFREPFRPSTRNVFSSFYNSNNVLVNHVMRNATEQRNDHQPRDQPLLDDEDAPYEDFRTRREIRVYDGGVQSAVFPHRRGNIMAILNQSGYTFNPQIQRELRHEYTLHSQQMYSSVYTSWSPDDRRPTTHIFLNGWWVIGDGLAHGVAREPLRRDPTLKSRWDRSRFAGSFLSAKRLRHNIQQHARNIPRFCVVAMGGHDLTLESEHTARINTSALIQFLLDQRVERILILPIIIADRRPDAETRRSYREWQRGILPQLDRSRVTYLQFLEETIDRVQPYHADLAGIIYAHPFVHFDIIYRLAHMLRYFD, from the exons ATGGAAAGGTATCGTGTTCCGGTATGCCAGTACTGCGGGGAGGAGTTCGTGGCAGGACAAGAAACTGTACGGAATGAAACCTGTCCACATACTTACCATCGCGAGTGCGTTAAAAGCTTAACTGAGCAACGTACGCCCGCCGGCAATTTCCGCTATCTCCCCGCAAAATGTCAACATCGAAGTTGCGGTGCGGTTTTGATTCGACAACACTATCACAGTGTTATTTTCCGCTATGAGACGCCCGAAAATATTTGCACCAACTCTGGACACCGGCATAGAATCGCGAATCTCAGCGACACGATTGATTTCCAGCGAGAGCGTATAAATGCGCTGAACGATTCTTTACGTGACGCCGTAGCgcaaaatgaaattatgacTGGAAGAATCGCAGATCTCGAACGCGAAATCTCCAGACTTAGGCGACCAGCGCAAGATTACCAAG ATTTCGAAGACGATCTCAACCGTCGAGataacgatgacgacgacgatatcGCCAATGCACAGCAGCAAATGGTAAATCACGATAATCGAGCTGCTGGAAATGAAAATCAGGACGATCAAGCTCCAGAGAATTACGCAAATAACGATAACGCAGCCAACGATTGCCAAGACGTCGATGAGCGCAACGACCTTAATGAACCAATTGATCGAGCATTTGCTGAAGGATTTGTTCAAACGAACGGTAATTCTATTAATTCTAATACTAATATACGCatctcaatttctgaaattattttaccTGAGCGTGATTTTGATCAATTATTTCTAATTAATTCTATTTATTCTCCAGAAGAACGTGAGATGCAACGCCGTATGGACCAAGAGCGAGATGCTCAAGATGGTGTGATTCCAGAGCCGGTTCCAGCTTCGGTCAATGCTCCAGCTCCATCCGCTCCTAATCTCGACGATGTAAACCTCGAGGAGCCTCACCCATCGAATTCTGGACCAGTTTTAGTAGCGCCAGAACTGGGAGAAGTAGGAAACGTTGCCGGACCGTCGCGATTTCGCGAGCCTTTCCGGCCTAGTACACGTAAtgttttctcttcattttacaACTCCAATAACGTTTTGGTAAACCACGTTATGCGGAATGCAACCGAACAGCGCAATGATCATCAACCTCGTGACCAACCGCTGCTAGATGATGAAGACGCCCCGTACGAAGACTTCAGAACGAGGCGCGAAATACGCGTCTACGATGGTGGCGTCCAGAGCGCTGTATTTCCACATCGACGTGGAAATATTATGGCTATTTTGAACCAGTCTGGCTATACTTTCAACCCGCAGATTCAGCGCGAGCTTCGTCACGAGTATACTCTGCATAGCCAGCAGATGTATTCTTCAGTTTATACGAGCTGGTCACCGGACGACCGCCGTCCAACCACCCATATTTTCCTGAACGGATGGTGGGTGATTGGCGACGGTCTTGCCCACGGTGTTGCGAGAGAACCGCTGAGACGAGATCCAACGTTAAAGAGTCGCTGGGACCGTAGCCGCTTCGCAGGAAGTTTTCTTTCTGCCAAACGTCTGCGACACAACATCCAACAACATGCCCGCAACATCCCACGGTTCTGCGTAGTGGCCATGGGAGGACACGACCTAACGCTTGAGTCCGAGCACACGGCCAGAATAAACACGTCAGcgttgattcaatttttgttagacCAACGCGTGGAGCGAATTCTTATCCTCCCGATAATCATCGCTGATCGACGACCAGATGCGGAGACTCGTCGATCTTATCGCGAATGGCAGCGAGGAATTTTGCCTCAATTAGACAGATCCCGCGTTACctatctgcaatttttggaagaaacaaTAGATCGCGTCCAGCCTTACCATGCCGACCTCGCCGGCATCATATATGCGCATCCGTTCGTACATTTCGATATCATTTACCGTTTGGCTCATATGTTGCGTTATTTCGATTAA
- the LOC135831376 gene encoding uncharacterized protein LOC135831376 isoform X1: MNIHKFITWNGNQYSFKKPETSSFLRQREFDRARFKEGLWENTFDSLCNIFYMDDIRVYEPNFSRLDFPTDFIQSISIEDSSDNSSDTDSFLSSRPMERYRVPVCQYCGEEFVAGQETVRNETCPHTYHRECVKSLTEQRTPAGNFRYLPAKCQHRSCGAVLIRQHYHSVIFRYETPENICTNSGHRHRIANLSDTIDFQRERINALNDSLRDAVAQNEIMTGRIADLEREISRLRRPAQDYQDFEDDLNRRDNDDDDDIANAQQQMVNHDNRAAGNENQDDQAPENYANNDNAANDCQDVDERNDLNEPIDRAFAEGFVQTNGNSINSNTNIRISISEIILPERDFDQLFLINSIYSPEEREMQRRMDQERDAQDGVIPEPVPASVNAPAPSAPNLDDVNLEEPHPSNSGPVLVAPELGEVGNVAGPSRFREPFRPSTRNVFSSFYNSNNVLVNHVMRNATEQRNDHQPRDQPLLDDEDAPYEDFRTRREIRVYDGGVQSAVFPHRRGNIMAILNQSGYTFNPQIQRELRHEYTLHSQQMYSSVYTSWSPDDRRPTTHIFLNGWWVIGDGLAHGVAREPLRRDPTLKSRWDRSRFAGSFLSAKRLRHNIQQHARNIPRFCVVAMGGHDLTLESEHTARINTSALIQFLLDQRVERILILPIIIADRRPDAETRRSYREWQRGILPQLDRSRVTYLQFLEETIDRVQPYHADLAGIIYAHPFVHFDIIYRLAHMLRYFD, translated from the exons ATGAATATCCATAAATTTATCACATGGAATGGCAATCAATACTCATTCAAGAAGCCAGAAACTTCATCTTTCTTAAGACAGCGCGAATTTGATCGAGCCAGATTTAAAGAAGGGCTATGGGAAAATACTTTTGATTCGCTGTGTAATATTTTCTATATGGATGATATACGTGTATACGAACCTAACTTTTCTCGATTAGATTTTCCAACGGATTTTATCCAATCTATAAGCATCGAAGATTCCAGCGATAACTCATCTGACACTGATTCTTTTCTGTCCTCTAGGCCAATGGAAAGGTATCGTGTTCCGGTATGCCAGTACTGCGGGGAGGAGTTCGTGGCAGGACAAGAAACTGTACGGAATGAAACCTGTCCACATACTTACCATCGCGAGTGCGTTAAAAGCTTAACTGAGCAACGTACGCCCGCCGGCAATTTCCGCTATCTCCCCGCAAAATGTCAACATCGAAGTTGCGGTGCGGTTTTGATTCGACAACACTATCACAGTGTTATTTTCCGCTATGAGACGCCCGAAAATATTTGCACCAACTCTGGACACCGGCATAGAATCGCGAATCTCAGCGACACGATTGATTTCCAGCGAGAGCGTATAAATGCGCTGAACGATTCTTTACGTGACGCCGTAGCgcaaaatgaaattatgacTGGAAGAATCGCAGATCTCGAACGCGAAATCTCCAGACTTAGGCGACCAGCGCAAGATTACCAAG ATTTCGAAGACGATCTCAACCGTCGAGataacgatgacgacgacgatatcGCCAATGCACAGCAGCAAATGGTAAATCACGATAATCGAGCTGCTGGAAATGAAAATCAGGACGATCAAGCTCCAGAGAATTACGCAAATAACGATAACGCAGCCAACGATTGCCAAGACGTCGATGAGCGCAACGACCTTAATGAACCAATTGATCGAGCATTTGCTGAAGGATTTGTTCAAACGAACGGTAATTCTATTAATTCTAATACTAATATACGCatctcaatttctgaaattattttaccTGAGCGTGATTTTGATCAATTATTTCTAATTAATTCTATTTATTCTCCAGAAGAACGTGAGATGCAACGCCGTATGGACCAAGAGCGAGATGCTCAAGATGGTGTGATTCCAGAGCCGGTTCCAGCTTCGGTCAATGCTCCAGCTCCATCCGCTCCTAATCTCGACGATGTAAACCTCGAGGAGCCTCACCCATCGAATTCTGGACCAGTTTTAGTAGCGCCAGAACTGGGAGAAGTAGGAAACGTTGCCGGACCGTCGCGATTTCGCGAGCCTTTCCGGCCTAGTACACGTAAtgttttctcttcattttacaACTCCAATAACGTTTTGGTAAACCACGTTATGCGGAATGCAACCGAACAGCGCAATGATCATCAACCTCGTGACCAACCGCTGCTAGATGATGAAGACGCCCCGTACGAAGACTTCAGAACGAGGCGCGAAATACGCGTCTACGATGGTGGCGTCCAGAGCGCTGTATTTCCACATCGACGTGGAAATATTATGGCTATTTTGAACCAGTCTGGCTATACTTTCAACCCGCAGATTCAGCGCGAGCTTCGTCACGAGTATACTCTGCATAGCCAGCAGATGTATTCTTCAGTTTATACGAGCTGGTCACCGGACGACCGCCGTCCAACCACCCATATTTTCCTGAACGGATGGTGGGTGATTGGCGACGGTCTTGCCCACGGTGTTGCGAGAGAACCGCTGAGACGAGATCCAACGTTAAAGAGTCGCTGGGACCGTAGCCGCTTCGCAGGAAGTTTTCTTTCTGCCAAACGTCTGCGACACAACATCCAACAACATGCCCGCAACATCCCACGGTTCTGCGTAGTGGCCATGGGAGGACACGACCTAACGCTTGAGTCCGAGCACACGGCCAGAATAAACACGTCAGcgttgattcaatttttgttagacCAACGCGTGGAGCGAATTCTTATCCTCCCGATAATCATCGCTGATCGACGACCAGATGCGGAGACTCGTCGATCTTATCGCGAATGGCAGCGAGGAATTTTGCCTCAATTAGACAGATCCCGCGTTACctatctgcaatttttggaagaaacaaTAGATCGCGTCCAGCCTTACCATGCCGACCTCGCCGGCATCATATATGCGCATCCGTTCGTACATTTCGATATCATTTACCGTTTGGCTCATATGTTGCGTTATTTCGATTAA
- the LOC135831376 gene encoding uncharacterized protein LOC135831376 isoform X2, with amino-acid sequence MNIHKFITWNGNQYSFKKPETSSFLRQREFDRARFKEGLWENTFDSLCNIFYMDDIRVYEPNFSRLDFPTDFIQSISIEDSSDNSSDTDSFLSSRPMERYRVPVCQYCGEEFVAGQETVRNETCPHTYHRECVKSLTEQRTPAGNFRYLPAKCQHRSCGAVLIRQHYHSVIFRYETPENICTNSGHRHRIANLSDTIDFQRERINALNDSLRDAVAQNEIMTGRIADLEREISRLRRPAQDYQDFEDDLNRRDNDDDDDIANAQQQMVNHDNRAAGNENQDDQAPENYANNDNAANDCQDVDERNDLNEPIDRAFAEGFVQTNEEREMQRRMDQERDAQDGVIPEPVPASVNAPAPSAPNLDDVNLEEPHPSNSGPVLVAPELGEVGNVAGPSRFREPFRPSTRNVFSSFYNSNNVLVNHVMRNATEQRNDHQPRDQPLLDDEDAPYEDFRTRREIRVYDGGVQSAVFPHRRGNIMAILNQSGYTFNPQIQRELRHEYTLHSQQMYSSVYTSWSPDDRRPTTHIFLNGWWVIGDGLAHGVAREPLRRDPTLKSRWDRSRFAGSFLSAKRLRHNIQQHARNIPRFCVVAMGGHDLTLESEHTARINTSALIQFLLDQRVERILILPIIIADRRPDAETRRSYREWQRGILPQLDRSRVTYLQFLEETIDRVQPYHADLAGIIYAHPFVHFDIIYRLAHMLRYFD; translated from the exons ATGAATATCCATAAATTTATCACATGGAATGGCAATCAATACTCATTCAAGAAGCCAGAAACTTCATCTTTCTTAAGACAGCGCGAATTTGATCGAGCCAGATTTAAAGAAGGGCTATGGGAAAATACTTTTGATTCGCTGTGTAATATTTTCTATATGGATGATATACGTGTATACGAACCTAACTTTTCTCGATTAGATTTTCCAACGGATTTTATCCAATCTATAAGCATCGAAGATTCCAGCGATAACTCATCTGACACTGATTCTTTTCTGTCCTCTAGGCCAATGGAAAGGTATCGTGTTCCGGTATGCCAGTACTGCGGGGAGGAGTTCGTGGCAGGACAAGAAACTGTACGGAATGAAACCTGTCCACATACTTACCATCGCGAGTGCGTTAAAAGCTTAACTGAGCAACGTACGCCCGCCGGCAATTTCCGCTATCTCCCCGCAAAATGTCAACATCGAAGTTGCGGTGCGGTTTTGATTCGACAACACTATCACAGTGTTATTTTCCGCTATGAGACGCCCGAAAATATTTGCACCAACTCTGGACACCGGCATAGAATCGCGAATCTCAGCGACACGATTGATTTCCAGCGAGAGCGTATAAATGCGCTGAACGATTCTTTACGTGACGCCGTAGCgcaaaatgaaattatgacTGGAAGAATCGCAGATCTCGAACGCGAAATCTCCAGACTTAGGCGACCAGCGCAAGATTACCAAG ATTTCGAAGACGATCTCAACCGTCGAGataacgatgacgacgacgatatcGCCAATGCACAGCAGCAAATGGTAAATCACGATAATCGAGCTGCTGGAAATGAAAATCAGGACGATCAAGCTCCAGAGAATTACGCAAATAACGATAACGCAGCCAACGATTGCCAAGACGTCGATGAGCGCAACGACCTTAATGAACCAATTGATCGAGCATTTGCTGAAGGATTTGTTCAAACGAACG AAGAACGTGAGATGCAACGCCGTATGGACCAAGAGCGAGATGCTCAAGATGGTGTGATTCCAGAGCCGGTTCCAGCTTCGGTCAATGCTCCAGCTCCATCCGCTCCTAATCTCGACGATGTAAACCTCGAGGAGCCTCACCCATCGAATTCTGGACCAGTTTTAGTAGCGCCAGAACTGGGAGAAGTAGGAAACGTTGCCGGACCGTCGCGATTTCGCGAGCCTTTCCGGCCTAGTACACGTAAtgttttctcttcattttacaACTCCAATAACGTTTTGGTAAACCACGTTATGCGGAATGCAACCGAACAGCGCAATGATCATCAACCTCGTGACCAACCGCTGCTAGATGATGAAGACGCCCCGTACGAAGACTTCAGAACGAGGCGCGAAATACGCGTCTACGATGGTGGCGTCCAGAGCGCTGTATTTCCACATCGACGTGGAAATATTATGGCTATTTTGAACCAGTCTGGCTATACTTTCAACCCGCAGATTCAGCGCGAGCTTCGTCACGAGTATACTCTGCATAGCCAGCAGATGTATTCTTCAGTTTATACGAGCTGGTCACCGGACGACCGCCGTCCAACCACCCATATTTTCCTGAACGGATGGTGGGTGATTGGCGACGGTCTTGCCCACGGTGTTGCGAGAGAACCGCTGAGACGAGATCCAACGTTAAAGAGTCGCTGGGACCGTAGCCGCTTCGCAGGAAGTTTTCTTTCTGCCAAACGTCTGCGACACAACATCCAACAACATGCCCGCAACATCCCACGGTTCTGCGTAGTGGCCATGGGAGGACACGACCTAACGCTTGAGTCCGAGCACACGGCCAGAATAAACACGTCAGcgttgattcaatttttgttagacCAACGCGTGGAGCGAATTCTTATCCTCCCGATAATCATCGCTGATCGACGACCAGATGCGGAGACTCGTCGATCTTATCGCGAATGGCAGCGAGGAATTTTGCCTCAATTAGACAGATCCCGCGTTACctatctgcaatttttggaagaaacaaTAGATCGCGTCCAGCCTTACCATGCCGACCTCGCCGGCATCATATATGCGCATCCGTTCGTACATTTCGATATCATTTACCGTTTGGCTCATATGTTGCGTTATTTCGATTAA